Proteins encoded in a region of the Pseudomonas denitrificans (nom. rej.) genome:
- a CDS encoding VWA domain-containing protein, with product MPFHRPLWLLLIVVALLLLQLWRRRQDLGRRLAERIAPHLLQHLLLDQPGAGRLAPAHLLTLFLCLGAVAVAGPIWPGHTADLADDRGLLILAVELSSSMDAPDLRPTRLEAAKRKLRDLLRDRQGEPTALIAYAGSAHLVLPPTDDPGLLESYVQALSTSLIETPGSDLRGVQRLAANLSEEAGTPASLVLFADNADPRELNDLQRHASDALQWLLVDCSAAPSGRSVSLTELASALDAGLRALSPDDSDVRWIGQQAVRHFQARQEAAQGSREVGYWLCWALLPVVLLSLRRGCRVHWLGAALLALGAALPSPPAMAASWLDAFASPDQQGRWALQHGRPALAAERFDDPYWKALATYQAADYAGALALFSRLDTAEAQFYAGNCQARQYRLTEAIKAYRRALALKADFPEARANLALVEALEKDREDAAQNAPKQRGDDEVIDDSADKGRSIAQASGQRPADEHWLDSLQTSPAAFLRNKFRAQGSHIGEDRP from the coding sequence ATGCCATTCCATCGACCGCTCTGGCTGCTGCTGATCGTCGTGGCGCTCCTGCTGCTGCAGCTCTGGCGCCGTCGTCAGGACCTCGGTCGACGGTTGGCAGAACGCATCGCACCGCACCTGCTGCAACATCTGTTGCTCGATCAGCCGGGCGCAGGCCGGCTCGCCCCGGCGCACCTGCTGACGCTGTTCCTCTGCCTCGGCGCAGTGGCAGTTGCCGGCCCCATCTGGCCGGGGCACACAGCTGACCTGGCCGATGATCGCGGCCTGCTGATCCTCGCCGTCGAACTGTCGTCCAGCATGGATGCACCGGACCTGCGCCCCACCCGCCTCGAAGCCGCCAAGCGCAAGCTGCGCGATCTGCTCAGGGATCGCCAGGGCGAGCCCACCGCGCTGATCGCCTATGCCGGCAGCGCACACCTGGTGTTGCCGCCCACCGACGACCCCGGCCTGCTGGAAAGCTACGTCCAGGCGCTGTCCACCTCCCTGATCGAAACACCCGGCAGCGACCTCCGTGGCGTCCAGCGGCTGGCCGCGAACCTTTCGGAGGAAGCCGGCACGCCCGCCAGCCTGGTGCTGTTCGCCGACAATGCGGACCCGCGCGAACTCAACGACCTGCAACGCCACGCCAGCGATGCGCTGCAATGGCTGCTGGTGGATTGCAGCGCGGCGCCCTCAGGCCGCTCCGTCTCCCTGACCGAACTGGCCAGCGCCCTGGATGCCGGCCTGCGCGCACTGAGCCCGGACGACAGCGACGTGCGCTGGATCGGCCAGCAAGCCGTGCGACACTTCCAGGCCCGCCAGGAAGCTGCGCAAGGTTCGCGGGAGGTCGGCTACTGGCTGTGCTGGGCGCTGCTCCCGGTGGTGCTGCTCAGCCTGCGCCGTGGCTGTAGGGTCCACTGGCTGGGGGCTGCGCTGCTGGCCCTGGGTGCTGCCCTGCCAAGCCCGCCCGCCATGGCCGCCAGTTGGCTGGACGCCTTCGCCAGTCCGGACCAGCAAGGCCGCTGGGCCCTCCAGCATGGACGCCCGGCACTGGCCGCCGAGCGCTTCGACGATCCCTACTGGAAGGCACTGGCAACCTATCAGGCAGCGGACTACGCCGGCGCCCTCGCGCTGTTCTCCCGTCTCGACACGGCCGAGGCGCAGTTCTACGCAGGCAATTGCCAAGCCCGACAATACCGCCTCACCGAGGCCATCAAAGCCTATCGCCGGGCCCTGGCCTTGAAGGCCGACTTCCCCGAAGCCCGCGCCAACCTTGCGCTGGTGGAAGCGCTGGAAAAGGACCGCGAAGACGCCGCGCAAAACGCACCCAAGCAACGCGGCGACGATGAAGTCATCGACGACTCGGCGGACAAGGGCCGCAGCATTGCCCAGGCCTCGGGCCAACGACCGGCCGACGAGCACTGGCTGGACAGCCTGCAGACCTCTCCCGCCGCCTTCCTGCGCAACAAGTTCCGCGCGCAGGGCAGCCACATCGGGGAGGACAGGCCTTGA
- a CDS encoding arylsulfatase — MTRKRSWLPRLALAVGLLAGAGAQAADKPNILVIFGDDIGQTNISAYSQGVVGYRTPNIDRIAKEGMLFTDYYAENSCTAGRSTFITGQASLRTGLTKVGVPGSPVGLQDRDITLAQALKGQGYATGQFGKNHLGDRDEYLPTKHGFDEFFGNLYHLNAEEEPERPYWPKDPSNPFVQHFSPRGVIHSYADGKIEDTGALTKKRMETIDDETTQAAINFIDKQAKADKPFFVWMNTTRMHLYTHVRDSMKGQSGMPGNEYADGMLEHDGDVGKLLKTLDDLKLTENTIVIYTTDNGPNRFTWPDAATSPFRNEKNSNYEGAFRVPAMVRWPGHIEAGQVSNGMFSGLDWFPTLLSAVGVPDAKDKLLKGWAPVAGGTSYKVHLDGFDQLAFLTGKSPKSARSEFYYFNDDGQLVAMRFGDWKAVFCEQRKPGGFEVWSEPFVCLRIPKLFNLRMDPYETADIVSDQYSDWLVKNAYLLGIATMKSAQFLQTFVDWPPSQRPASFTIDQVQQAVYQKIAEKARQQQAAAKP, encoded by the coding sequence ATGACCCGCAAACGCAGCTGGCTGCCGCGGCTCGCCCTGGCCGTCGGCCTGCTGGCAGGAGCCGGCGCCCAGGCGGCCGACAAACCGAACATCCTGGTGATCTTCGGCGACGACATCGGCCAGACCAACATCAGTGCCTATTCCCAGGGCGTGGTCGGCTACCGCACGCCGAACATCGACCGTATCGCCAAGGAAGGCATGCTGTTCACCGACTACTACGCGGAGAACAGCTGCACCGCCGGGCGCTCGACCTTCATCACCGGCCAGGCCTCACTGCGCACCGGGCTGACCAAGGTCGGCGTGCCGGGCTCGCCGGTCGGCCTGCAGGACCGTGACATCACCCTGGCCCAGGCGCTCAAGGGCCAGGGCTACGCCACCGGCCAGTTCGGCAAGAACCACCTGGGCGACCGCGACGAATACCTGCCGACAAAGCATGGTTTCGACGAGTTCTTCGGCAATCTCTACCACCTCAACGCCGAGGAAGAGCCCGAGCGTCCGTACTGGCCCAAGGACCCGAGCAACCCCTTCGTCCAGCACTTCTCCCCGCGCGGGGTGATCCACTCCTACGCTGACGGCAAGATCGAGGACACCGGCGCGCTGACCAAGAAGCGCATGGAGACCATCGACGACGAGACCACCCAGGCGGCAATCAACTTCATCGACAAGCAGGCCAAGGCCGACAAGCCGTTCTTCGTCTGGATGAACACCACGCGCATGCACCTCTATACCCACGTGCGCGATTCGATGAAGGGCCAGAGCGGCATGCCCGGCAACGAGTACGCCGACGGCATGCTCGAGCACGACGGCGACGTCGGCAAACTGCTCAAGACCCTGGATGACCTGAAGCTCACCGAAAACACCATCGTCATCTACACCACCGACAACGGGCCGAACCGCTTCACCTGGCCGGACGCCGCCACCTCGCCGTTCCGCAACGAGAAGAACTCCAACTACGAGGGCGCCTTCCGCGTGCCGGCGATGGTCCGCTGGCCGGGGCACATCGAGGCGGGACAGGTCTCCAACGGGATGTTCTCCGGGCTGGACTGGTTCCCCACCCTGCTCTCCGCAGTCGGCGTGCCCGACGCCAAGGACAAACTGCTCAAGGGCTGGGCGCCGGTTGCCGGCGGCACCAGCTACAAGGTCCACCTGGACGGCTTCGACCAGCTCGCCTTCCTGACCGGCAAGAGCCCGAAGAGCGCGCGCAGCGAGTTCTATTACTTCAACGACGACGGCCAACTGGTGGCCATGCGCTTCGGCGACTGGAAGGCGGTGTTCTGCGAACAGCGCAAGCCTGGTGGCTTCGAGGTGTGGAGCGAGCCCTTCGTCTGCCTGCGGATTCCCAAGCTGTTCAACCTGCGCATGGACCCGTACGAGACCGCCGACATCGTCTCCGACCAGTACAGCGACTGGCTGGTGAAGAACGCCTACCTGCTGGGCATCGCCACCATGAAATCCGCGCAGTTCCTGCAGACCTTCGTCGACTGGCCGCCGAGCCAGCGCCCGGCCAGCTTCACCATCGACCAGGTGCAGCAGGCCGTGTACCAGAAGATCGCCGAGAAGGCCAGGCAGCAACAGGCCGCCGCCAAGCCCTGA
- a CDS encoding AAA family ATPase → MDIRTPLLDLERNLCRVVLGQETVIRQLLIALLADGHLLLESLPGLAKTRTVKALAQHLHGRMSRIQFTPDLLPSDITGAETLHAHGGHAEIQFQPGPLFGNLILADEINRAPAKVQAALLEAMEERQITCAGRSYPLPELYLVLATQNPIEQEGTYPLPEAQLDRFLMKLKLDYPAPEHEETMLRLLRAEGCGGARAREAVEPLDAEILLAAREQVAAIEVAPSIDRYLVDLMRASRRPADYDAQLARWIEVGCSSRGAISLDRAGRAHAWLEGRDHVLPDDIHAVLLPVLRHRLLLSYEAVAEGIDTDAVLCRLRDHVAIPA, encoded by the coding sequence TTGGACATTCGCACTCCGCTCCTGGACCTGGAGCGCAACCTCTGCCGCGTCGTGCTGGGCCAGGAAACGGTGATCCGACAACTGCTCATCGCCCTGCTCGCCGACGGCCACCTGCTGCTGGAAAGCCTCCCGGGACTGGCCAAGACCCGCACGGTCAAGGCCCTGGCGCAACACCTGCACGGCAGGATGAGCCGCATCCAGTTCACCCCCGACCTGCTGCCCTCGGATATCACCGGCGCGGAAACCCTCCACGCCCACGGCGGGCATGCCGAAATCCAGTTCCAGCCGGGCCCGCTGTTCGGCAACCTGATCCTCGCCGACGAAATCAACCGCGCGCCGGCCAAGGTCCAGGCGGCGCTGCTCGAAGCCATGGAAGAACGCCAGATCACCTGCGCCGGCCGCAGCTACCCGCTGCCCGAGCTGTACCTGGTGCTCGCTACGCAGAACCCCATCGAACAGGAAGGCACCTACCCGCTGCCCGAAGCACAGCTGGACCGCTTCCTGATGAAACTCAAGCTCGACTACCCGGCGCCCGAGCACGAGGAAACCATGCTGCGCCTGCTGCGTGCCGAAGGTTGCGGCGGTGCTCGTGCCCGCGAAGCCGTGGAGCCGCTGGACGCGGAGATTCTATTGGCGGCACGGGAGCAGGTCGCCGCCATCGAAGTGGCGCCGAGCATCGACCGTTACCTGGTGGACCTGATGCGCGCCAGTCGCCGCCCCGCCGATTACGACGCGCAACTGGCGCGCTGGATCGAGGTTGGCTGCAGCTCGCGCGGCGCCATCAGCCTGGACCGCGCCGGACGCGCCCACGCCTGGCTGGAAGGCCGCGACCACGTCCTGCCCGACGATATCCACGCGGTGCTGCTGCCCGTCCTGCGCCATCGCCTGTTGCTCAGCTACGAGGCGGTGGCCGAGGGCATCGATACCGACGCCGTGCTCTGCCGGCTGCGCGACCATGTCGCCATTCCCGCCTGA
- a CDS encoding DUF58 domain-containing protein codes for MSPFPPERRADGRAYADLGRLLALEMPARRLGARITRLAAASLIGQHASTLRGRGLDFQELRHYRPGDDLRRLDSRASLRHGTPLVRSFSEERERPALIWVDQRMDMFFGSRRYLKSTLAVELGALLAWSALHGGDRVGGLVFGDRHEERLRPTRNPAGIRAFCAAMLRHNHALSADSAPANGARLNPLLETLLSGPERGGQLYLISDFSGCDEHTRDLLQQLRRRHRILALQVQDPLALQLHGDTPLSLSDGIDWLDLDLRRRTVRHPMQDYLRGRLDSVAEHLRLAQVPLLRLSTAEAPLDQLRRELLRPGVLA; via the coding sequence ATGTCGCCATTCCCGCCTGAGCGCCGCGCCGACGGCCGGGCCTACGCCGACCTCGGCCGCCTGCTGGCACTGGAAATGCCCGCGCGGCGCCTGGGTGCACGCATTACCCGCCTTGCCGCCGCCAGCCTGATCGGCCAGCACGCTTCGACCCTGCGCGGGCGCGGGCTGGACTTCCAGGAGTTGCGCCATTACCGACCCGGCGACGACCTGCGGCGTCTCGACAGCCGCGCCAGCCTGCGCCACGGCACGCCGCTGGTACGCAGCTTCAGCGAGGAGCGCGAGCGCCCCGCGCTGATCTGGGTCGACCAGCGCATGGACATGTTCTTCGGCTCGCGGCGCTACCTGAAATCCACCCTGGCCGTGGAACTGGGCGCGCTGCTGGCCTGGAGCGCGCTGCACGGCGGCGACCGGGTCGGCGGGCTGGTGTTCGGTGACCGCCATGAAGAGCGCCTGCGCCCCACCCGCAACCCGGCCGGCATTCGCGCCTTCTGCGCGGCGATGCTGCGGCACAACCATGCACTGTCTGCCGATAGCGCCCCGGCGAACGGCGCGCGGCTGAACCCGTTGCTGGAAACGCTGCTCAGTGGCCCGGAGCGTGGCGGGCAGCTGTATCTGATCAGCGACTTCTCGGGCTGCGATGAGCACACCCGTGACCTGCTGCAGCAACTGCGTCGGCGCCACCGGATTCTCGCTTTGCAGGTACAGGACCCGCTCGCCCTTCAGCTGCACGGCGACACGCCGCTGAGCCTAAGCGATGGCATTGACTGGCTGGACCTCGACCTGCGCCGCAGGACTGTGCGCCATCCCATGCAGGACTACCTCCGCGGTCGCCTGGACAGCGTGGCGGAACACCTGCGCCTGGCCCAGGTGCCGCTGCTGCGCCTGAGCACCGCCGAAGCGCCGCTGGACCAGTTGCGCCGCGAACTGCTGCGCCCCGGAGTCCTGGCATGA
- a CDS encoding DUF4381 domain-containing protein, with amino-acid sequence MSSVAPDLRQLQELPLPPLPSYWPPAWGWWVLLMVLIVVAALLGLRRYRRWRGQQYRREALAQLDLLALQAAEQRRELASLLKRCALSILELRNRHAEITTLNGPAWQAFLQRHCPWPLASDLAERLAQLAYAPSAQLQRWPQADWDALFAQVRLWLEAHRVAA; translated from the coding sequence ATGAGCAGCGTGGCCCCGGACCTGCGGCAATTGCAGGAGTTGCCGCTGCCGCCGCTGCCTTCCTACTGGCCGCCGGCCTGGGGTTGGTGGGTGCTGCTGATGGTCCTGATCGTCGTGGCGGCATTGCTCGGCCTGCGGCGTTACCGACGTTGGCGCGGCCAGCAGTACCGGCGTGAAGCCCTGGCACAACTCGATCTCCTGGCGCTGCAAGCTGCGGAACAGCGGCGCGAGCTGGCCTCGCTGCTCAAGCGCTGCGCGCTGTCGATCCTCGAACTGCGCAATCGCCACGCGGAAATCACCACGCTGAACGGCCCGGCCTGGCAGGCCTTCCTGCAACGGCACTGCCCGTGGCCGCTGGCTTCCGATCTCGCGGAACGCCTGGCGCAGCTCGCCTACGCCCCTTCTGCGCAACTGCAGCGCTGGCCGCAAGCGGACTGGGACGCCCTCTTCGCCCAGGTGCGCCTCTGGCTGGAGGCTCACCGTGTGGCAGCTTGA
- a CDS encoding VWA domain-containing protein, with the protein MWQLDYPWVLALWPLGLLAIWLLPEQRVARTALRVPFFCELRRVHHAPLGKAAARWQGWLNQFNWCLLLLALARPAFYEPPQMLVEPARDLVLAIDLSQSMATRDYRDPQGRQLDRLTAVKQVLHDFIARRSGDRLALVVFGSGAYVQAPLTLDHKTLLRLLDDSAIGMAGPNTAIGDAIGLSLRVLAGPALRAQQIVLLTDGSDNASAVPPERAVELAVQRGVVLQAIAIGDSRGQGAEKVDSERLQVLAETTGGRFFRAEDSRALADVYAELDRSAPHPQPRLGPRPRHEGFYWPLGLALLLTCCGHLLAAGAVRLPSLRRA; encoded by the coding sequence GTGTGGCAGCTTGATTACCCCTGGGTGCTGGCCCTGTGGCCGCTGGGTCTGCTGGCGATCTGGCTGCTGCCCGAGCAGCGCGTGGCGCGCACAGCATTGCGCGTGCCGTTCTTCTGCGAACTGCGCCGCGTGCATCACGCACCCTTGGGCAAGGCTGCCGCACGCTGGCAGGGCTGGCTGAACCAGTTCAACTGGTGCCTGTTGCTGCTCGCCCTCGCCCGCCCCGCCTTTTATGAACCGCCGCAGATGCTGGTCGAGCCGGCGCGCGACCTGGTGCTGGCCATCGACCTGTCGCAATCCATGGCCACCCGCGACTATCGCGACCCCCAGGGCCGCCAGCTGGACCGGCTCACGGCAGTGAAACAGGTGCTGCACGACTTCATTGCCCGGCGCAGCGGCGACCGTCTCGCCCTGGTGGTGTTCGGCAGCGGCGCCTACGTGCAGGCCCCGCTGACTCTCGATCACAAGACCCTGTTGCGCCTGCTGGACGACAGCGCCATCGGCATGGCCGGACCGAATACCGCTATCGGCGATGCCATCGGCCTGAGCCTGCGCGTGCTGGCCGGGCCGGCGCTGCGTGCACAGCAGATCGTGCTGCTCACCGACGGCAGCGACAACGCCAGTGCCGTTCCTCCGGAGCGCGCGGTGGAACTGGCGGTGCAGCGCGGCGTAGTGCTACAGGCCATCGCCATCGGCGACAGTCGCGGGCAGGGTGCGGAGAAAGTCGACAGCGAGCGCCTGCAAGTCCTGGCCGAGACCACTGGCGGACGCTTCTTCCGTGCCGAAGACAGCCGGGCGCTGGCCGACGTCTACGCCGAACTGGACCGCAGCGCTCCGCACCCACAGCCACGGCTGGGCCCCCGCCCGCGCCATGAAGGCTTCTACTGGCCGCTGGGCCTGGCCCTGCTGCTGACCTGCTGCGGCCATCTGCTGGCCGCCGGCGCCGTGCGCCTGCCCAGCCTGCGGAGAGCCTGA